One Danio rerio strain Tuebingen ecotype United States chromosome 9, GRCz12tu, whole genome shotgun sequence genomic region harbors:
- the nxpe3 gene encoding NXPE family member 3 isoform X1, with translation MMEKYFPKYVPFFSLLALSGLLYLLWSITSLESWNCQTVSTFYQLQNSIQSVLKTSELLLPTEFNYSFCAHLGQEPTLEEAREESYLLKSIAWPEPSTLGLPLRQSSDPAQSYYTIQDTGDLRVGGQLAVKVQIHNFLGQPKKHGGDFLVARLHTPELVAGVAGQVRDHNNGNYTIFFPLLWAGVAQVELTMIHSSEAVMVLKRLREEQSDRVFFKSLFRSGYISESTLCNLCLPLKPQPLCNYTDPQTGEPWYCYKPKMLDCDTRINHSKGGYKKNLLTVYESQFFQSGVNIKVPIHSAGVDNVTVLPASKVRTKKMRLEFTPSGYYYQGSWRPLSGVVPRQFNTSSLINQCLRGKMLYMYGDSTVRQWYEYLITNVPEFKEFNFHSAKNVGPYMGVNMNYNALLKYRCHGPPIRFTSVSSAEMRYISNELDGLSGGSDTVVVISIWSHFSTYPVAVYIRRLRHIRKAVIRLLNREPTTLVFIRTGNLQKLDAESSLFNSDWFSQQLDTVLRAMFKGLNVQLVDAWEMTLAHHHPHQLHPQLDIVSNMVNFILSHICPVRKKKKRG, from the exons ATGATGGAGAAATACTTTCCCAAATACGTCCCTTTCTTCAGTCTGCTGGCGCTGTCAGGACTGCTGTATCTGCTGTGGAGCATCACCTCGCTGGAG AGCTGGAACTGTCAGACAGTATCAACCTTCTATCAGCTTCAAAACAGCATCCAGTCAGTCTTGAAAACCTCTGAGCTTCTTCTGCCCACGGAGTTCAACTACTCGTTCTGTGCCCACCTTGGCCAGGAGCCCACTTTAGAGGAGGCCAGAGAGGAGAGTTACCTTCTCAAATCCATTGCCTGGCCAGAGCCGTCAACTCTGGGACTGCCTCTGCGTCAAAGTAGCGACCCAGCACAAAGCTATTACACCATCCAAGACACTGGAGACCTGCGGGTCGGAGGGCAGCTGGCGGTCAAAGTGCAGATTCACAACTTTTTGGGCCAACCCAAAAAACACGGAGGAGACTTTCTAGTAGCACGACTTCACACACCAGAGTTGGTGGCAGGAGTCGCGGGGCAGGTCCGTGACCACAACAATGGAAACTACACAATATTTTTCCCGCTGCTTTGGGCAGGTGTTGCCCAGGTGGAGCTGACAATGATTCACTCCAGCGAAGCCGTGATGGTCCTTAAGCGACTGAGAGAGGAGCAGTCGGACAGAGTGTTTTTCAAGAGCCTCTTCCGCTCGGGTTACATCTCTGAATCCACTCTGTGTAATCTGTGTTTGCCGCTCAAACCGCAGCCGCTTTGCAACTACACAGACCCCCAGACTGGAGAACCCTGGTACTGTTATAAGCCTAAGATGTTGGACTGTGATACACGGATAAACCACTCCAAAGGGGGGTATAAGAAAAACCTTCTCACTGTTTATGAGTCACAGTTCTTCCAAAG TGGAGTAAATATCAAAGTTCCAATACATTCTGCAGGGGTGGACAATGTGACTGTTCTGCCTGCTTCTAAAG TACGAACCAAAAAGATGCGTCTTGAATTCACTCCGTCCGGTTACTACTACCAGGGATCATGGAGGCCGTTGAGTGGTGTGGTCCCGCGTCAGTTCAATACCTCTTCACTCATAAACCAGTGTCTTAGAGGCAAAATGCTCTACATGTATGGAGACTCCACTGTGAGGCAATGGTACGAGTATCTTATCACAAACGTCCCAG AGTTCAAAGAATTCAACTTTCACAGCGCAAAGAATGTGGGGCCTTACATGGGAGTGAACATGAACTACAACGCACTGTTGAAGTACCGCTGCCACGGACCGCCTATCCGCTTCACCTCAGTCTCCTCAGCTGAGATGCGCTACATCTCAAACGAGCTGGACGGCTTGAGCGGGGGTTCAGACACAGTGGTTGTGATTAGCATCTGGTCACATTTCAGCACTTACCCAGTGGCCGTGTACATACGACGCTTGCGCCACATCCGCAAGGCCGTAATCCGACTGCTAAACCGAGAACCCACCACTCTCGTGTTCATACGCACCGGCAACCTCCAGAAGTTGGACGCAGAGTCTAGCTTGTTCAACAGCGACTGGTTTTCCCAACAGCTTGACACAGTGCTGAGAGCCATGTTTAAAGGTCTAAACGTTCAGCTGGTGGACGCCTGGGAGATGACGCTCGCCCACCACCACCCGCATCAACTGCACCCTCAACTCGACATTGTATCCAACATGGTAAACTTCATCCTTTCCCACATCTGCCCagtgagaaaaaagaaaaaacgcgGTTAG
- the nxpe3 gene encoding NXPE family member 3 precursor produces MEKYFPKYVPFFSLLALSGLLYLLWSITSLESWNCQTVSTFYQLQNSIQSVLKTSELLLPTEFNYSFCAHLGQEPTLEEAREESYLLKSIAWPEPSTLGLPLRQSSDPAQSYYTIQDTGDLRVGGQLAVKVQIHNFLGQPKKHGGDFLVARLHTPELVAGVAGQVRDHNNGNYTIFFPLLWAGVAQVELTMIHSSEAVMVLKRLREEQSDRVFFKSLFRSGYISESTLCNLCLPLKPQPLCNYTDPQTGEPWYCYKPKMLDCDTRINHSKGGYKKNLLTVYESQFFQSGVNIKVPIHSAGVDNVTVLPASKVRTKKMRLEFTPSGYYYQGSWRPLSGVVPRQFNTSSLINQCLRGKMLYMYGDSTVRQWYEYLITNVPEFKEFNFHSAKNVGPYMGVNMNYNALLKYRCHGPPIRFTSVSSAEMRYISNELDGLSGGSDTVVVISIWSHFSTYPVAVYIRRLRHIRKAVIRLLNREPTTLVFIRTGNLQKLDAESSLFNSDWFSQQLDTVLRAMFKGLNVQLVDAWEMTLAHHHPHQLHPQLDIVSNMVNFILSHICPVRKKKKRG; encoded by the exons ATGGAGAAATACTTTCCCAAATACGTCCCTTTCTTCAGTCTGCTGGCGCTGTCAGGACTGCTGTATCTGCTGTGGAGCATCACCTCGCTGGAG AGCTGGAACTGTCAGACAGTATCAACCTTCTATCAGCTTCAAAACAGCATCCAGTCAGTCTTGAAAACCTCTGAGCTTCTTCTGCCCACGGAGTTCAACTACTCGTTCTGTGCCCACCTTGGCCAGGAGCCCACTTTAGAGGAGGCCAGAGAGGAGAGTTACCTTCTCAAATCCATTGCCTGGCCAGAGCCGTCAACTCTGGGACTGCCTCTGCGTCAAAGTAGCGACCCAGCACAAAGCTATTACACCATCCAAGACACTGGAGACCTGCGGGTCGGAGGGCAGCTGGCGGTCAAAGTGCAGATTCACAACTTTTTGGGCCAACCCAAAAAACACGGAGGAGACTTTCTAGTAGCACGACTTCACACACCAGAGTTGGTGGCAGGAGTCGCGGGGCAGGTCCGTGACCACAACAATGGAAACTACACAATATTTTTCCCGCTGCTTTGGGCAGGTGTTGCCCAGGTGGAGCTGACAATGATTCACTCCAGCGAAGCCGTGATGGTCCTTAAGCGACTGAGAGAGGAGCAGTCGGACAGAGTGTTTTTCAAGAGCCTCTTCCGCTCGGGTTACATCTCTGAATCCACTCTGTGTAATCTGTGTTTGCCGCTCAAACCGCAGCCGCTTTGCAACTACACAGACCCCCAGACTGGAGAACCCTGGTACTGTTATAAGCCTAAGATGTTGGACTGTGATACACGGATAAACCACTCCAAAGGGGGGTATAAGAAAAACCTTCTCACTGTTTATGAGTCACAGTTCTTCCAAAG TGGAGTAAATATCAAAGTTCCAATACATTCTGCAGGGGTGGACAATGTGACTGTTCTGCCTGCTTCTAAAG TACGAACCAAAAAGATGCGTCTTGAATTCACTCCGTCCGGTTACTACTACCAGGGATCATGGAGGCCGTTGAGTGGTGTGGTCCCGCGTCAGTTCAATACCTCTTCACTCATAAACCAGTGTCTTAGAGGCAAAATGCTCTACATGTATGGAGACTCCACTGTGAGGCAATGGTACGAGTATCTTATCACAAACGTCCCAG AGTTCAAAGAATTCAACTTTCACAGCGCAAAGAATGTGGGGCCTTACATGGGAGTGAACATGAACTACAACGCACTGTTGAAGTACCGCTGCCACGGACCGCCTATCCGCTTCACCTCAGTCTCCTCAGCTGAGATGCGCTACATCTCAAACGAGCTGGACGGCTTGAGCGGGGGTTCAGACACAGTGGTTGTGATTAGCATCTGGTCACATTTCAGCACTTACCCAGTGGCCGTGTACATACGACGCTTGCGCCACATCCGCAAGGCCGTAATCCGACTGCTAAACCGAGAACCCACCACTCTCGTGTTCATACGCACCGGCAACCTCCAGAAGTTGGACGCAGAGTCTAGCTTGTTCAACAGCGACTGGTTTTCCCAACAGCTTGACACAGTGCTGAGAGCCATGTTTAAAGGTCTAAACGTTCAGCTGGTGGACGCCTGGGAGATGACGCTCGCCCACCACCACCCGCATCAACTGCACCCTCAACTCGACATTGTATCCAACATGGTAAACTTCATCCTTTCCCACATCTGCCCagtgagaaaaaagaaaaaacgcgGTTAG